The Armatimonadota bacterium genome includes a window with the following:
- a CDS encoding NADH dehydrogenase, whose amino-acid sequence MPCQCSTVEEVTEEQVLEIVRRNQGRPGPLIPILDEVQNLIGWLPRWAIVAVAKGLGIPVADVYGVASFYHFFRLVPPGKTKIQVCMGTACYVRGAKQILESLERKLGVRAGETTPDRRFTLEAVRCVGACSLAPVIVTGDVTHGSVTTTKLDKILESCDKQG is encoded by the coding sequence ATGCCGTGTCAGTGCAGCACAGTGGAAGAGGTGACCGAAGAGCAGGTTCTGGAGATCGTCCGGCGGAACCAGGGGCGTCCCGGGCCACTGATCCCGATCCTTGACGAAGTCCAGAACCTGATCGGCTGGCTGCCGAGATGGGCCATCGTGGCGGTGGCGAAGGGTCTGGGGATACCCGTGGCGGACGTGTATGGCGTGGCCAGCTTCTATCACTTCTTCCGGCTGGTGCCGCCGGGGAAGACCAAGATCCAGGTCTGCATGGGAACCGCCTGTTATGTGCGGGGAGCCAAGCAGATCCTGGAGTCGCTGGAGCGCAAGCTGGGCGTGCGCGCCGGCGAGACGACCCCGGACCGGCGCTTCACGCTGGAGGCCGTGCGGTGCGTGGGGGCCTGCAGCCTTGCACCGGTCATCGTGACCGGGGATGTGACCCACGGTTCGGTCACGACGACGAAACTGGACAAGATTCTGGAGTCCTGCGACAAGCAGGGCTAG
- a CDS encoding NADH dehydrogenase, translating to MAINDTCACSAQDEAAVRAALESFEHTRTNLIPILHEIQDRTGRITGWAMEQVADALKMPLAEVWGTATFYTMFDIEGAAKHIVRVCDSPPCHITGSAAVLKAVEEELGIKPGEVTPDGMFGLEEVACLGLCGVAPVMLIDREVFGNLTPEMVPGIIAKFREEG from the coding sequence ATGGCGATCAATGACACCTGCGCGTGTTCGGCGCAGGACGAGGCCGCCGTCAGGGCCGCGCTCGAAAGCTTCGAGCACACCCGGACGAATCTGATCCCTATCCTGCATGAGATTCAGGACAGGACGGGACGGATCACCGGATGGGCCATGGAGCAGGTGGCCGACGCTCTGAAGATGCCGCTTGCCGAGGTGTGGGGCACGGCAACGTTCTACACGATGTTCGACATCGAAGGCGCGGCGAAGCACATCGTCCGTGTCTGCGACAGTCCGCCCTGCCATATCACCGGATCCGCTGCGGTCCTGAAGGCCGTGGAGGAGGAGCTGGGCATAAAGCCCGGAGAGGTGACGCCGGACGGGATGTTCGGGCTGGAGGAGGTGGCCTGCCTGGGACTGTGCGGTGTTGCGCCCGTGATGCTCATTGACCGGGAGGTCTTCGGCAATCTGACGCCCGAGATGGTGCCCGGCATAATCGCCAAGTTCCGGGAGGAGGGCTGA
- a CDS encoding UPF0145 protein produces MIITTTPSVEGRKVRQYLGIVVGEAIVGANIFKDLFAGIRDIVGGRSAAYERELQNAREIAIGEMREKAAQMGADAIVGVDLDYEVVGQGGSMLMVSVSGTAVSLE; encoded by the coding sequence ATGATCATAACGACGACGCCCTCCGTTGAGGGAAGAAAAGTCCGCCAGTATCTTGGCATCGTGGTAGGCGAAGCCATCGTGGGTGCCAATATCTTCAAGGATCTGTTCGCCGGCATCCGCGACATCGTGGGCGGACGCTCGGCAGCCTACGAGCGCGAGCTTCAGAATGCGCGGGAGATCGCCATCGGCGAGATGCGGGAGAAGGCCGCTCAGATGGGCGCTGACGCCATCGTGGGCGTGGATCTGGATTACGAAGTGGTGGGACAGGGCGGGTCCATGCTGATGGTCAGCGTCAGCGGGACGGCGGTCAGTCTGGAATAG
- a CDS encoding histidinol-phosphatase: MLRRCRMDLHIHSALSPCAEVEMLPELIVMKAEMEGLDVIAVCDHNSAENAAACVEASRDSPVRVLPGIECETREGVHVLGIFDRPEQAAQLQEFVWSRLPDEPNRPEFFGQQLVVTADGDFVRYNPRLLVTSADAGLEEMCARIRDLGGLALPSHVDKTFAGLIGVLGLIPEGLDLEGVEISAALTPGEARARYPQLAGLGLVRSSDAHRLSEIGQVWTAAWLEKRTVEEIRLALCGRMGRRLEE, translated from the coding sequence ATGCTCCGGCGATGCAGGATGGACCTGCACATCCATTCGGCGCTGTCGCCGTGCGCGGAAGTGGAGATGCTGCCGGAGCTCATCGTGATGAAGGCGGAGATGGAGGGGCTGGACGTGATCGCCGTGTGCGATCACAACAGCGCGGAGAACGCCGCCGCGTGTGTGGAAGCGTCGCGGGACTCGCCAGTGCGGGTGCTGCCCGGGATCGAGTGCGAGACGCGCGAAGGGGTCCACGTGCTGGGCATCTTCGACCGGCCGGAGCAGGCCGCACAGTTGCAGGAGTTCGTCTGGAGCCGCCTGCCGGACGAGCCCAACCGGCCGGAGTTCTTCGGGCAGCAGCTGGTGGTGACGGCGGACGGGGACTTTGTCCGCTACAATCCGCGCCTGCTGGTGACTTCGGCGGACGCGGGGCTGGAGGAGATGTGCGCCCGGATCCGCGATCTGGGGGGACTGGCGCTGCCGTCCCACGTGGACAAGACGTTCGCGGGATTGATCGGGGTTCTGGGTCTCATCCCGGAGGGGCTGGACCTGGAAGGGGTGGAGATATCGGCGGCGTTGACGCCCGGTGAGGCGCGCGCGCGGTATCCGCAGCTGGCCGGACTGGGCCTGGTGAGGTCTTCGGATGCCCACCGCCTGAGCGAGATCGGGCAGGTGTGGACAGCGGCCTGGCTGGAGAAGAGGACGGTGGAGGAGATCAGGTTGGCACTCTGCGGCCGGATGGGCCGCCGACTGGAGGAATGA
- a CDS encoding Fe-S cluster protein — MKEAGWNGTLFAMERPSQFHAVRLIQDKCKGCVNCIKHCPTEAIRVRAGKAEILDVRCIDCGECIRVCPNHAKTAVADALDAIGSFRVKVALPAPALYGQFDDSVHPQQVLDGLLDLGFDDVFEVARAADLVTVKIRQEIEKGGIVRPLISSSCPAVVRLIQVRFPNLIDHIVPVSAPVRVAARIARKEAAEKYGVRPDEVGIFFLSPCPAKVTAIREPVGYLGPALDGAIPIADIFGPLAKAVRARRHQEGGVVKMTATGLGVGWARAGGENQAVALGRQISVDGVHNVIDIFEDIERGRLSGLDYVEALACTGGCVGGVLTVENSFIARRRIRILTEKVRPEEGIPTPEEAVRAMEDSIFRHEVPIEPSASFALAGDMREAIRRMERLEAILAELPGLDCGSCGAPTCQALAEDIVRGEAVETDCVFVLRARVQRLAAELGELSAKLPPAMHRGESEHSEQEKRVERLLSLPEER; from the coding sequence GTGAAAGAGGCCGGCTGGAACGGGACGCTGTTCGCGATGGAGCGACCCAGCCAATTCCATGCTGTCCGGCTGATCCAGGACAAGTGCAAAGGATGCGTGAACTGCATCAAGCACTGCCCTACGGAAGCCATTCGCGTGCGCGCGGGCAAGGCGGAGATCCTGGATGTCCGCTGCATTGACTGCGGCGAGTGCATCCGCGTGTGTCCCAACCACGCCAAGACGGCGGTGGCGGATGCGCTGGATGCGATCGGCAGCTTCCGGGTGAAGGTTGCCCTGCCCGCTCCGGCGCTTTACGGGCAGTTTGACGACAGTGTGCACCCGCAGCAGGTGTTGGACGGCCTGCTGGACCTGGGTTTCGATGACGTTTTCGAGGTGGCGCGAGCGGCGGATCTGGTGACCGTCAAGATCCGCCAGGAGATCGAAAAAGGCGGCATTGTCCGCCCCCTGATCTCCTCATCGTGCCCGGCCGTGGTACGTCTGATTCAGGTGCGGTTCCCGAACCTGATAGACCACATCGTGCCGGTTTCGGCGCCGGTGCGGGTGGCGGCCAGGATCGCCCGCAAGGAGGCGGCCGAGAAGTACGGCGTGCGGCCGGATGAGGTCGGGATCTTCTTCCTGAGCCCATGCCCGGCCAAGGTGACTGCCATCCGGGAGCCGGTGGGGTATCTGGGCCCGGCGCTGGACGGCGCGATCCCGATCGCCGATATCTTCGGGCCGCTGGCGAAGGCGGTCAGGGCGCGGAGGCATCAGGAAGGCGGTGTGGTGAAGATGACCGCCACCGGGCTGGGTGTGGGCTGGGCCCGGGCGGGCGGTGAGAACCAGGCCGTGGCCCTGGGACGCCAGATCAGCGTGGACGGCGTCCACAACGTGATTGACATTTTCGAGGATATCGAGCGCGGGCGCTTGTCCGGGCTGGACTATGTAGAGGCGCTGGCCTGCACCGGCGGGTGCGTGGGCGGAGTGCTGACGGTGGAGAACTCTTTCATCGCCAGACGCCGTATCCGCATCCTGACGGAAAAGGTGCGGCCTGAAGAGGGCATCCCGACTCCTGAGGAGGCCGTCCGGGCGATGGAAGACTCGATCTTCCGCCACGAGGTGCCGATCGAGCCGTCGGCGTCCTTCGCGCTGGCGGGAGATATGCGGGAGGCCATCCGCCGGATGGAGCGCCTGGAGGCGATCCTGGCGGAGCTGCCCGGTCTGGATTGCGGCTCCTGCGGCGCGCCGACATGTCAGGCTCTGGCAGAGGACATCGTCCGGGGCGAGGCGGTGGAGACCGACTGCGTGTTCGTCCTGAGGGCGCGCGTCCAGCGGCTGGCCGCGGAGCTGGGAGAGTTGAGCGCGAAGCTGCCTCCGGCCATGCATCGCGGGGAGAGCGAACACAGCGAGCAGGAGAAGCGGGTTGAGCGGCTGCTGTCGCTCCCCGAGGAGCGCTGA
- a CDS encoding NADH dehydrogenase: MAFYRAHVLVCCGNTCSMRGGPALLQQLARLVEEQGLKDEVRVVETGCLGISEHGPAMVVYPEGIIYARVKAADLPEIVEEHLLKGRPVQRLLYKGPQAPKMEPETKVTYFGKQQKIVLRNCGIIDPRSIEEYIAVGGYQALGKALTEMTPMQVVEEVKKSGLRGRGGAAFPAALKWEAVADAPGREKVVVCNADEGEPGNFKDRLIMEGDPHSVIEAMAIAGYAVGARHGYVYIRGEYRQSVENFERAIAVAREMGLLGSNIFDSGFDFDITVYKGAGAYVCGEETALIESLEGHRGEPRLKPPFPVTHGLWGMPTLVNNVETLACVPPIISNGAYWFSGIGTEFSKGTKIFSPCGDILLPGVIEAPFGITVREVLFDIAGGSRSGADIKAVLVGGPSGVMIGPESFDRKFAFEDLSPGAGALIVMDETRCVVDVVANCLKFFAHESCGQCVPCREGCKRVRDIVYGWTRGEGDELELDMVRRVGINMRLASRCGLGQFAPVALLSAMELFPEEFRAHVVEKRCPAGVCPMDSVVSVKEEQLSWQR; the protein is encoded by the coding sequence ATGGCATTCTATCGAGCGCACGTCCTGGTCTGCTGTGGAAATACCTGCTCCATGCGGGGAGGTCCCGCCCTGCTTCAGCAGCTTGCCCGGCTGGTGGAGGAGCAGGGCCTGAAGGATGAGGTCCGGGTGGTTGAGACCGGCTGCCTGGGAATCTCTGAGCACGGTCCCGCGATGGTGGTCTATCCCGAAGGCATCATCTATGCGCGGGTGAAGGCAGCGGACCTGCCCGAGATCGTGGAGGAGCATCTGCTGAAGGGCCGGCCGGTGCAGCGGTTGCTGTACAAGGGACCGCAGGCGCCGAAGATGGAGCCGGAGACGAAGGTCACCTACTTCGGCAAGCAGCAGAAGATCGTGCTGCGTAACTGCGGCATCATTGACCCGCGCTCCATCGAGGAGTACATCGCCGTCGGGGGATATCAGGCGCTGGGCAAAGCGCTGACCGAAATGACCCCGATGCAGGTGGTGGAGGAGGTCAAGAAATCCGGACTGCGTGGGCGCGGAGGAGCCGCCTTCCCTGCCGCTCTCAAGTGGGAGGCGGTGGCTGATGCTCCCGGGCGGGAGAAAGTGGTCGTCTGCAATGCGGACGAAGGCGAGCCCGGAAACTTCAAGGACCGCCTGATCATGGAGGGTGACCCGCACTCGGTGATCGAGGCCATGGCCATCGCCGGTTATGCGGTGGGGGCGCGGCACGGATACGTATATATCCGTGGAGAATACCGCCAGTCGGTCGAGAACTTCGAGCGCGCCATCGCCGTGGCCCGGGAGATGGGACTTCTGGGGTCCAATATCTTCGACTCCGGTTTCGATTTCGACATCACGGTCTACAAAGGCGCCGGGGCGTATGTCTGCGGCGAGGAGACGGCGCTGATCGAGTCGCTGGAGGGGCACCGCGGTGAGCCGCGCCTGAAGCCTCCGTTCCCCGTGACGCACGGCCTGTGGGGGATGCCGACGCTGGTGAACAACGTCGAGACCCTGGCCTGCGTCCCGCCCATCATCTCCAACGGCGCCTACTGGTTCTCGGGCATTGGAACAGAGTTCAGCAAGGGGACAAAGATCTTCTCCCCCTGCGGCGACATCCTGCTTCCGGGCGTCATCGAAGCGCCCTTCGGCATCACAGTGCGGGAGGTGCTGTTCGACATCGCCGGCGGATCGCGCTCTGGGGCGGACATCAAGGCGGTGCTGGTGGGCGGTCCGAGCGGCGTGATGATCGGACCGGAGAGCTTCGACAGGAAGTTCGCCTTCGAGGATCTTTCACCGGGCGCCGGAGCGCTGATCGTGATGGACGAGACCCGGTGCGTGGTGGATGTGGTGGCGAACTGCCTGAAGTTCTTCGCGCACGAGTCCTGCGGCCAGTGCGTGCCCTGCCGCGAAGGCTGCAAACGCGTCCGGGATATCGTCTACGGCTGGACGCGCGGTGAGGGTGACGAGCTGGAGTTGGACATGGTCCGCCGGGTGGGAATCAACATGCGCCTGGCGTCGCGGTGCGGGCTGGGACAGTTCGCCCCGGTGGCACTGCTCTCCGCGATGGAGCTGTTCCCCGAGGAGTTCAGAGCGCACGTAGTGGAAAAGAGATGTCCTGCGGGGGTCTGCCCGATGGACAGCGTGGTTTCCGTGAAAGAGGAGCAACTGAGTTGGCAAAGGTAA
- a CDS encoding ferredoxin, with product MAKVTLTINGRPVEAEEGQTVLQAATAAGIYIPTLCAHPDLRPEGVCRICVVEVKGQRVLPTACTLPVAEGMVVETHTPNVREARRIVTELLLANHPTDCLTCSRNQTCELQKLAKEFGIRHIAFEGEKRHLDPDTSSPSIIRNPDKCVLCQRCVRVCHEIQSVGCIFTSNRGWETEIGPPFGMELAKTACVYCGQCVAHCPTGALETVNPSEQIWEAIRDPDKFVIVQTAPAVRAAFGEEFGMPPGTPVTGKMVAALRQMGFDRVFDTDFSADLTIVEEGSELIKRLKEGGTLPMITSCSPGWINFIEVFYPDLLPHLSTCKSPQQMFGALAKTYYAQKIGVDPAKMVVVSVMPCVAKKFEAERPEMRSSGYKDVDYVLTTREAAQMMKEASIDLARMEDEEFDKPLGISTGAGVIFGATGGVMEAALRTAYELITGKELPSLDITAVRGMDGVKEAVVDVDGVQVKAAVAHGLANARKLMDMVQSGEADYTFIEVMACPGGCLGGGGQPQPTTPEIRMKRAQAIYAIDKDMPLRKSHENPAIQELYREFLGEPLGHKSHELLHTHYTPRSPYLEIEEEQEKSLV from the coding sequence TTGGCAAAGGTAACACTGACCATCAACGGCCGCCCGGTGGAGGCGGAGGAGGGCCAGACCGTTCTCCAGGCCGCCACTGCGGCGGGAATCTACATACCGACGCTCTGCGCGCACCCGGACCTCCGTCCGGAGGGTGTGTGCCGCATCTGCGTCGTGGAGGTGAAGGGCCAGCGCGTGCTGCCGACGGCCTGCACTCTGCCCGTGGCGGAGGGGATGGTTGTGGAGACCCATACCCCGAACGTGCGCGAGGCGCGCAGGATCGTGACCGAGCTGCTTTTGGCGAACCATCCGACGGACTGTCTGACCTGCTCCCGCAACCAGACTTGCGAGCTGCAGAAGCTGGCCAAGGAGTTCGGCATCCGCCATATCGCCTTCGAGGGGGAGAAGCGGCACCTGGATCCGGACACCTCATCACCTTCCATCATCCGCAACCCGGACAAGTGCGTGCTGTGTCAGCGATGCGTGAGGGTGTGCCACGAGATCCAGAGCGTGGGGTGCATCTTCACCTCCAACCGCGGCTGGGAGACGGAGATCGGCCCGCCGTTCGGGATGGAGCTGGCGAAGACAGCCTGCGTCTATTGCGGACAGTGCGTGGCGCACTGCCCGACCGGCGCGCTGGAGACGGTGAATCCGTCGGAGCAGATCTGGGAGGCCATCCGGGATCCGGATAAGTTCGTCATCGTGCAGACGGCTCCCGCAGTGCGCGCGGCGTTCGGCGAGGAGTTCGGAATGCCGCCGGGAACGCCGGTCACCGGCAAGATGGTGGCGGCCCTGCGCCAGATGGGCTTCGACAGGGTCTTCGACACGGACTTCTCGGCGGACCTGACCATCGTGGAGGAAGGCTCCGAGCTGATCAAGCGACTGAAGGAGGGCGGCACGCTGCCGATGATCACCTCCTGCAGCCCGGGATGGATTAACTTCATCGAGGTGTTCTATCCCGATCTGCTGCCGCACCTGTCCACCTGTAAGAGTCCGCAGCAGATGTTCGGAGCGCTTGCGAAGACCTACTACGCTCAGAAGATCGGCGTGGATCCCGCCAAGATGGTGGTGGTCTCCGTGATGCCGTGCGTGGCCAAGAAATTCGAGGCGGAGCGGCCCGAAATGCGCTCCAGCGGATACAAGGACGTGGACTACGTCCTGACTACTCGCGAGGCCGCGCAGATGATGAAGGAGGCCAGCATTGACCTGGCCCGGATGGAGGACGAAGAGTTCGACAAGCCTCTGGGCATCAGCACCGGGGCGGGCGTCATCTTCGGAGCCACGGGAGGGGTCATGGAGGCCGCTTTGCGCACGGCCTACGAGCTGATCACCGGCAAGGAGCTCCCGAGCCTGGACATCACCGCGGTCCGCGGGATGGACGGAGTGAAGGAGGCCGTGGTGGACGTGGACGGCGTGCAGGTGAAAGCCGCCGTGGCCCACGGGCTGGCCAACGCGCGCAAGCTGATGGATATGGTGCAGTCCGGCGAGGCGGACTACACCTTCATCGAGGTGATGGCGTGTCCCGGCGGGTGTCTGGGAGGCGGCGGACAACCGCAGCCCACGACGCCTGAGATCCGTATGAAGCGGGCGCAGGCGATCTACGCCATCGACAAGGACATGCCGCTGCGCAAGTCGCACGAGAACCCGGCGATCCAGGAGCTGTACCGGGAGTTCCTGGGCGAGCCTCTGGGACACAAATCGCACGAGTTGCTGCACACGCACTACACGCCGCGCAGCCCTTATCTTGAGATCGAGGAGGAGCAGGAGAAGAGCCTGGTCTAG
- the glyS gene encoding glycine--tRNA ligase, with amino-acid sequence MISSDFQGDSFGNVTDMDTIVSLCKRRGFIFQSSEIYGGIQGVFDYGPLGVELKNNLKQLWWSRNVYRRDDMEGLDAAILMNRWVWKYSGHEDTFVDPMVDCKKCKGRFRADKLSESQCLLNPKLHPGECGGELTEPRNFNMMFKTQVGPVADEESFAYLRPETAQGIFVNFKNVLDSTNRKLPFGVAQIGKSFRNEITPRNFIFRVREFEQMEIEYFCRPEEAEAVFESWVQERLDFWVNEVGLKRENLKLYEVPDNERAHYSRRTVDIFYHYPIGWEELEGIANRTDFDLGSHSRQQDQLGLTAQVIKNEHSTEKLTYFDHTTNRHIVPWVIEPSAGVDRGVLAVLCDAYDEEELENGEKRVVLRMKPQLAPIKVAVLPLKKNAPEIVALAKAIKDDLQRGGRMRAVYDDTAAIGKLYRRQDEVGTPFCVTVDFKSLEDRTVTVRDRDTMLQDRVAVDDLKAYLLEKLGL; translated from the coding sequence GTGATTTCCAGCGACTTCCAGGGGGATTCTTTCGGAAACGTGACAGACATGGATACCATCGTGTCGCTGTGCAAGCGGCGCGGCTTCATTTTTCAGTCCAGCGAGATCTACGGCGGCATTCAGGGTGTATTCGATTACGGCCCGCTGGGAGTGGAGCTGAAGAACAACCTCAAACAGCTCTGGTGGTCCCGCAACGTCTACCGTAGGGACGATATGGAGGGCCTGGACGCGGCCATCCTGATGAACAGGTGGGTATGGAAGTACTCCGGGCACGAGGACACCTTCGTGGATCCCATGGTGGACTGCAAGAAGTGCAAGGGGCGCTTCCGGGCGGACAAGCTGTCCGAAAGCCAGTGCCTGCTCAACCCCAAGCTGCATCCAGGCGAGTGCGGGGGTGAGCTGACCGAGCCCCGGAACTTCAACATGATGTTCAAGACCCAGGTGGGACCGGTGGCCGATGAGGAATCGTTCGCCTACTTGCGGCCGGAGACCGCTCAGGGCATCTTCGTCAACTTCAAGAACGTGTTGGACTCCACCAACCGCAAGCTGCCTTTTGGGGTGGCGCAGATCGGAAAGAGCTTCCGCAACGAGATTACTCCGCGCAACTTCATCTTCCGCGTGCGGGAGTTCGAGCAGATGGAGATCGAATATTTCTGCCGCCCGGAGGAGGCGGAGGCTGTCTTCGAATCCTGGGTGCAGGAACGGCTGGACTTCTGGGTCAACGAGGTGGGCCTGAAGCGCGAGAACCTGAAGCTGTACGAGGTGCCCGACAACGAGCGCGCCCACTACTCGCGGCGCACGGTGGATATCTTCTACCATTACCCCATCGGTTGGGAAGAACTGGAAGGCATCGCCAACCGGACGGACTTCGACCTGGGTTCCCACTCCCGCCAGCAGGATCAGCTGGGGCTGACCGCGCAGGTCATCAAGAACGAGCACTCCACAGAGAAGCTGACCTATTTCGACCACACCACGAACAGGCATATCGTACCTTGGGTCATCGAGCCTTCGGCCGGTGTGGATCGCGGCGTGCTGGCCGTTCTCTGCGACGCATATGATGAGGAGGAGCTGGAGAACGGGGAGAAGCGGGTGGTGCTCAGAATGAAACCGCAGCTTGCGCCCATCAAGGTGGCCGTCCTGCCGCTGAAAAAGAACGCTCCTGAGATCGTGGCGCTGGCCAAAGCCATCAAGGACGACCTCCAGCGGGGCGGGCGGATGCGAGCCGTTTACGACGACACGGCCGCCATCGGAAAGCTGTATCGCCGGCAGGACGAAGTGGGCACTCCGTTCTGCGTGACGGTGGACTTCAAGAGTCTGGAAGACCGCACCGTTACAGTCCGCGACCGCGACACCATGCTCCAGGATCGGGTGGCTGTGGATGATCTGAAAGCTTACTTGCTGGAGAAGTTAGGACTCTAG
- a CDS encoding NADH dehydrogenase: MTNEQKLPRIERSHVLVCAGAACVASGAEEIQRRLEAKIQELGLNTEVAVYGTGCVGTCDLGPVLIVYPEGTFYVKLKPQDVDEIAEEHLLKGRVVQRLLPKDPSEHEIPTISEHPFFAKQVRIALRNLGVINPESIEEYIAVGGYAALEKALNMTPEEVIKMVSDSGLRGRGGAGFPTGRKWQFARNVQADQKYVIINADEGDPGAFMDRSILEGDPHSVIEGLAIAAYAIGATQGYAYVRAEYPLAISRLQTAIDQAREFGLLGKGIFGKLDFDLEIRKGAGAFVCGEETALMHSIEGKRGEPRPKPPFPAVSGLWGKPTIINNVETLANIPPIIEKGPFWYSSFGTETSKGTKVFALAGNINNTGLIEVPFGTTLREVVYEIGGGIPGGKEFKAAQTGGPSGGCIPKELLDIPLDYESLAQAGSIVGSGGLIIMDEDTCMVDVARFFLEFTVDESCGQCTPCREGTKRMLEILTRITHGEGTLQDIEKLETLAASISRTSLCQLGITAPNPVLSTLRYFRDEYIAHVVEKRCPAKVCRALIRYEIIPEHCKGCTLCAKFCPTHAIRGERREVHTIDPELCIKCGECLARCNVGAVVKV, from the coding sequence GTGACGAACGAGCAGAAGCTGCCGCGGATCGAGAGGTCCCACGTGCTGGTGTGCGCGGGAGCGGCATGTGTGGCTTCCGGCGCGGAGGAGATCCAGCGCCGTCTGGAGGCGAAGATCCAGGAGCTGGGGCTGAACACCGAGGTGGCGGTCTACGGTACCGGGTGCGTGGGCACGTGCGACCTGGGGCCGGTGCTCATCGTCTACCCCGAGGGCACGTTCTACGTCAAGCTGAAGCCTCAGGATGTGGATGAGATCGCGGAGGAGCACCTGCTGAAGGGGCGGGTGGTGCAGCGCCTGCTGCCGAAGGATCCCTCCGAGCACGAGATTCCCACCATCTCCGAGCATCCGTTCTTCGCCAAGCAGGTGCGCATCGCCCTGCGCAACCTGGGAGTCATCAATCCGGAGAGCATCGAGGAGTATATCGCCGTCGGCGGGTATGCCGCGCTGGAGAAGGCCTTGAACATGACCCCGGAGGAGGTCATCAAAATGGTGAGCGACTCCGGGCTGCGGGGGCGCGGCGGAGCGGGATTCCCGACCGGGCGCAAGTGGCAGTTTGCCCGCAACGTCCAGGCCGATCAGAAATACGTCATCATCAATGCCGACGAAGGCGATCCCGGCGCATTTATGGACCGCTCCATTCTGGAGGGCGATCCCCATAGCGTCATCGAAGGACTCGCCATCGCGGCGTATGCTATCGGAGCCACTCAGGGCTACGCCTATGTGAGGGCGGAGTACCCGCTGGCCATCAGCCGCCTGCAGACCGCCATAGACCAGGCTCGCGAGTTCGGGCTGCTGGGTAAGGGCATCTTCGGGAAGCTGGATTTCGATCTGGAGATCCGGAAGGGCGCCGGCGCGTTCGTCTGCGGCGAGGAGACGGCTCTGATGCACTCCATCGAGGGCAAGCGTGGCGAGCCGCGCCCCAAGCCGCCGTTCCCGGCCGTCTCGGGCCTGTGGGGCAAGCCCACTATCATCAACAACGTCGAGACACTGGCGAACATCCCACCGATCATAGAGAAGGGGCCGTTCTGGTATTCCAGCTTCGGCACGGAGACCAGTAAGGGCACCAAGGTGTTCGCCCTGGCGGGCAACATCAACAACACGGGGCTCATCGAAGTGCCGTTCGGGACCACTCTGCGCGAGGTGGTCTATGAGATTGGCGGCGGGATCCCCGGCGGCAAGGAGTTCAAAGCGGCGCAGACCGGCGGCCCATCGGGCGGATGCATCCCGAAGGAGCTGCTGGACATTCCGCTGGACTACGAGTCGCTGGCGCAGGCGGGCTCCATAGTGGGATCGGGCGGTCTCATCATCATGGACGAGGACACGTGCATGGTGGACGTGGCCCGGTTCTTCCTGGAGTTCACCGTGGACGAGTCCTGCGGACAGTGCACGCCGTGCCGCGAGGGCACCAAGCGGATGCTGGAGATCCTGACGCGCATCACGCACGGCGAGGGGACGCTGCAGGATATCGAAAAGCTGGAGACTCTGGCGGCCTCCATCAGCCGGACATCGCTGTGCCAGCTGGGGATCACGGCGCCCAACCCCGTGCTGAGCACTCTGCGGTATTTCCGCGACGAGTATATCGCGCATGTGGTCGAGAAGCGGTGTCCCGCGAAGGTCTGCCGGGCGCTGATCCGCTACGAGATCATCCCAGAGCACTGCAAAGGCTGCACGCTGTGCGCGAAATTCTGCCCCACCCACGCCATCCGCGGAGAGCGGCGCGAGGTGCACACCATTGATCCGGAGCTGTGCATCAAGTGCGGCGAGTGTCTGGCGCGCTGCAATGTGGGAGCGGTAGTCAAGGTTTAG
- a CDS encoding histidine kinase gives MREISLHILDIAENAIRAGASRIGIEVEADRQADTLTVTVRDDGCGMPPEILAGVKDPFVTTRTERRVGLGLPLLAANCEATGGSLDVQSKPGGGTTVKAVFGLSHIDRPPMGALHETIRALAAGNEDRRITLRVRSDKGDFEFDSDTVKAALDGVPLSSPPVAEWLKEHLREGIAGALELD, from the coding sequence ATGCGGGAGATCTCCCTGCACATCCTGGATATCGCGGAAAACGCCATCCGCGCGGGAGCGAGCCGCATCGGCATCGAGGTGGAGGCCGACCGGCAGGCGGATACGCTGACGGTCACCGTCCGGGATGACGGGTGCGGGATGCCGCCGGAGATCCTGGCGGGCGTGAAGGATCCGTTCGTCACGACAAGGACGGAGCGCAGAGTGGGGCTGGGACTGCCGCTGCTGGCGGCGAACTGCGAGGCCACCGGCGGGAGCCTGGATGTGCAGAGCAAACCGGGCGGCGGAACCACCGTGAAGGCGGTGTTCGGCCTGAGCCATATTGACCGCCCTCCCATGGGGGCCCTGCACGAGACGATCCGGGCCCTGGCGGCGGGCAACGAGGACCGGCGGATCACCCTGCGGGTCCGCTCCGACAAGGGCGACTTCGAGTTCGACTCGGACACCGTGAAGGCGGCTCTGGACGGAGTGCCTCTGTCCAGCCCTCCGGTGGCGGAGTGGCTGAAGGAGCATCTGCGGGAGGGGATCGCCGGAGCGTTGGAACTGGATTAA